TGTCAGATTAGCTGTGGTAGTAGCATTTGAGGTGGTGGATGGGACAGCTATTAGTTTCCATCTGAAATTTTCTACATTTGTGTACAAACTATAAAGTTTATGCAGATTTTCATCTGTCTGTGAGGAGATTTATCCAGTTTCTTGGTGCATAGATCAGTTTTGCTTATGTTATCCTGTTTTCTATCATTTCTATGTTTTGTCTTCATTTGCTAATGCCCCCACAATTTTGTGCAGCTCATAGGCTCATTGATAACTCATATAGGTTCTGGGGTCAGCTATGAAGTTTCTTCTGCTTTGGATATTATGATTTCTCTGACGTCCAACCACTCTGAGGAACTGATCCCTATAGCTTCACATATAACTGGTATTGTTCTGTCTCACGTCTTATGTCTTTAGTGCTTGTCATTGTCAAATAATCTGAATTGCATTGACTTTATGACATAGGTATTTTAGATTACCTGGAGagttttcatgaagataatcttcGAAAGGTTGGTGAAATATTGTTCATTTATTTCTCCTATTTTTTCTGATCATAAAAAGCAATTCATGGAAAAAACAGGTTTATGAGATCTTCTGTAATTTGGCACTGGCTGCTGGTTTCAATAGTGGTTCAGGTGGCTCTTCTATTGCTAATGAACTTCTTATGGTAGTGAGAAAGCAGGTACGATCACATTTATGGTTAGGGTATCACTTCCATTTAATCTTCCATCTAAGAAGGCTGTTTACGTTAAGTTTTCTCATTGTTTTCTGTCTGCTTGCACCTTGTAGGTTAGCAATCCAGATATGAAGTATAAGAGAATGGGAATAATTGGTGCTCTAAGGATAGTTTCAGCTATTGCAGATGCTAATCCTGCTGTGAACTACTCGTCATCCCAGGTTTGTTTGAGCATGACGAAATTCAGTATAAATGTAACTTTCATGTTAAAACAATCATGGCAAACGATTCTGTTGCTTCTGACCTTATGggcatatcaaatatacctttataTCTGAATAATAGCACTTACGGGAGCATCAGTAATAGCGTCACTTTATCATTAAAATTAGTCAAATACCTTGAATTCCTTGTGTTAGCATATTTGAAAGTGATACATATACATTATAAATCATGAAACATTTCACCATACTGATAATTAAGAGAATACTTTGTTAGCTGGATATTGAAAAATAACATGAACAATGTAGAAAATAGTACCATATGTTTTATGTAGGTGAAGCAGGCATAAAAAAATAAGTGCACTTGCCTGACTGAATTGTATGCTTTGTACAGGTTTTTCCTTTCTTTACTCGAACTTGCATCTTGTATCTAAAATAGTCTGGGATCACGGAAGCTACCTTTTTCTGCATTCATGAAATACTAGTGTTGCTTTGTTGGTTATAAAGTTATTTTGTTTGGCAGCAACCAaatggtgaggaggccctgggACTGCTAAAAATGGCTGTTAACTCCTGCAAATTTGTGACGATGCCCTTAATTCTTCTCTATGATGAATTAGCTGCTTTATTTGAGAGCACTGTTCTTCATTCTGCAATTACTGAGTGGTAAGTATAAAATGGTTGCTGCATGTGAAAAGAGATGGTCCATGCTTCTTCTTGTATTCTCTTTCCCTGCTTCCATGCAAGATAGCTCATTTCACTAACTGGTCTTTTCAGGGTTGGGGAACACGTTGCCGAATTTGACACCCTTTTTCTTGCTGATCTTGATGATGGACAGTTATCAGAAAAATATCTTTGTGAGAGCATTGAAGGTTAGCGAAATGCTTTGTCAGTTATACCATGGCATGGGTTTGTACCTATGTGTTTGACACAGGATGAAAGTGCAAGTGTAATTGATGACACATTGGTTTCAGGGGAATTGTGGATGAACTTGGATGGGAATATCTCCCCGATATGTGTAAATATTTTGCCTCTAGTGTCCACCTCTCCCCAAAAGTATAATTCTAGCTGAGTCATTATTTGTTTACATAATTATTAGTCTGAATATCACACTATAGCGGTTTACTTTATCACTGTTGTGCATGTTCATACTAGGTCCCAAGCCTGCTTGCAGATCCTTGCTTCTCAATTTTTACTTCTAACTACTGTAAGTTCCATAGCCTTATATTTGAGCATGTCTTCTTAATGGTCAAACTAACTTTCTTCTTGTTTGTATCAAAGATTGAGCGTAAAGGAAGTGAAGGCTCCCTTGGTGGAATAAATGCACTCCTCGGTTGTCCTTTGCATCTTCCCTCTGCCAAGGTTATACAAATTGCTTTCTAGAAACTTGAAGCGATATCCCTAACTTATTAAATATAGAAGAACACAATGCTTAtaaatcttagttttgttgcattgcatTAGATGTCTTAAATGTTGTTCTGACCTGCCTTTGCTGAATCACAACACACGTAGCATGATGCCACAAATAAATTACTCCCTCTGTCCATAAAAAGCATCAGGGCTTTAGTTAAATTTAGTCCAAATTTCAACTAAAGCcctgacacttattatggattggagggagtacaaATTTCTCTAAAACTGACCTACATGTAGTcaacaataccacaatagtttctcGTAGTAAATCTTCTGGGTTTATATAATCAGTCTCTAGTCTCTGCCATTCACAATTAAGAAAAATTAACCTGCAGATGTTATGTGTTTAAATGCATTTCAATGTTTTTGCCACATACAGATATATTATTGCAAATCTGTCACTACTTCTGTAATACGGAAaacttttgaattttttttagtACTTTTAGAGAAAGATGTGCTTCAGTAACTGAATAAATGAATGAATCCTGGTTTTGACAACTGACAGATCCTGGATGAATCTAGATGGGCAAGCTTGTCAGAACTGGAGAAAAAAACAGTGTGTCACTCACTGTACTTTGCGATAAACTGGATTAGGGAGTTGGTATGCTTTGAATTTTCTGATCTTATTGACACTACGTTGCAAATTATCCTATATCTATATCTAAAATTGGTGGCATGATTGGCAGCTTAACGCTTTCAGCACACAAGTTGCGGCCAGAGTTGATAATGTGTCACAAAGAGTAAGGGATGAGACAGCAGTTAAACTTCTGAAGCGTCTGAGAAATCTAATGTGAGTATTTTCTTGAACACCGATGTGAATACCACATCAATACCTGTATAGATAATGCATGTTACTTGTACCGTACCCATCTTCAAACAACCAACCTTTCATCAAATAACTATTCATGGATGATTGATGGGAGCTGTTTTTGTACCGTTCCTTTAAAAATTCTGACTCAAACATGTCGGGATCTTCATCTGTGTTACTCAGTCAATAAATAAATATTGCAAGTCTGGAAATTTACATTCGATTACAATATTCTATTTCTGAATCCTGTCATTAGCTGTTTGCGTTAGATGTTAGAGAGCTTAATAAAAAAAAGGGAAAGATGTATGGCTTGAGATATGAACCAAGTTTTTTCATGTCTAATGCACCCTTTAGAATATTATGACATGATTGCTAAATGCAGATGACTATTTTTTGTAAAACTAATGCAGATTGCTTGAGAGCTTGCTAAACACCATTCTTAAAATTTATCCTCTTTCTCTACCTGAGCTGCGATATCTTGGGGAATATGCTGGGTCAGCTAGCACCAGTAAGTTTAACCATGGGAggaaaatggaggaagaaagcATGGAGGGCCCATCTTcgaacaaaagaaaaaaaagccgCAAGGACAAAGCAGCTTCAGATAAATTGAATTCTGATGAGAAGCTCAAGCAAAGTACGATACTAGATGCTTTCAAAAGAGCTGGTGTAATTATCACTCAAGAAACAAACAAAGCTTCTTCACAACCATTTCCAAGTAGAATGATGTCAAAGGATGCTGAAAATGAGGCTAATAATTCTGGTGAGCTTGGGCATGTAGATTTGATCGCAGCACCTGTTCAACTGGATATGCAAAGATTCAAATTCAGAACTCTCAATGTATCTTGCTTATCCTTAATAAACTATTCAGAGGTATGTATTAATTCTATTCGACTTAATATTTTCCAAAATTCTATTTTCGAATTCTCATGTATATATTAAACAGGCTCAGGATTCAACTTATTCATATCATGAATCTGAGGTACTTGATTTCGACTACATAATATAAATATTAAAGAATAGTGTCATTACTGAGGTGTTACTTTTTTTGTGAATAATTATTGAGGTGTTGCTGTTTTTGTTATTCAGCTACCTTTATATCTCTATCTTCTCCGTGATCTCCACAACAAATTAGATCATCTAAATCCGCAAAGCAAGCCGTTCTTTAGTACTTCTCAAGCAAAATCCACTAGTGCTCATTGCCAAAAGAGCATAGGAAAACTTCTCAGCAAAATACAGCCACTATTCTCGAGTCTAAGGAAGCATCTAGATGAAGCAATTTTGATGATCAAAGACAGTAAGCTTCACTTACCCTTTTCGGCTTCTAGTTCCTTTTATAGTGAATGATAGATGATATAAATGTATAATACGACAATGATGGTACACCCTGCTTTACTTTCCTTTGCTATGATTAATAACATAATGTGGCACTACTATTACTACTTTTTAGGATCAGATAGCTGCCCAGACAATTGGAGTTCATCTTCGGATTCAGCAGGAAACCCACACATACCATATGtgatggtctccaagtcttcaatAGCCACTTCAGTATTTAAGGAGGTTCTTGGCTGCTACAGGAAGGTTGTAACATGAATATATTGTTTTCTTACTTCCGGTAGTAAAGGAGAATCAAATTGTAGCATTAACATAACATAATACCTTTTGCAGTTACTTGGCATTTCAGATCTATTGAATCAAGCAAATATGTCAGTTCTGAAGGAGTTACTACAGACTTTCCAGCCAAGTGAAAATTTTGATGACGATCTTTCAGAGTTCTGTCCACCTCTGGTGCCTAGTAATGTTGATTATCTGTACATTGGGGCATATAAAATGTTTGAGGCTATTATGGATCCAGGTACTCAGCGTTTGCAATTTGTGCTGAGAGTGGTAGAAGATTACGTGACCTTTCGCCTAATTCCGATACTATGTCTTACTGCAGTGTGTTTGTTCTCACACATTCTGGCTTCTGACGTGCTTATTACAATGCAATCAATTTTAAATTCCATTGTCGCGCTGTTGGAAAAATCTGTTGAATCAAATGGGAAGAATATGCACGTAGGATGCTCCAAAGAGATTATTCCCTTTCTACGGAAGCATCTTGCGTTATCAGCCCATAAGCTGCTAACTTCTGATTTTCCTAGTGAAGAAAGGGAGAATGGATCGCAGAGTAAAGTAAGCTATAACATTTTATGACATATACATGTGCTGGCGCCTATAAACATACACTTGTTTACTAATTCTTAAGAGGCTAATATGGTCCCATGTTTATTGCTTGTCAGGGAGATCTTATACCAAGGATATTACAAATATACCTCAGGAATAGTGAGTCGACTTCAAATCCGCTTCATGACCTTTCTTTGGTGTTGACTCAGGTGGTCCATCTCGACTTCTTGGGTCGTGCAATTAGAGTCCATATCAATTGAATCGTTTTTGTTTCACCTTAAAAGATTCATTGTAAGCATTTTGTTTCATAATTGAAGGTACCTTCTTCCAAAACTAAAAGTACTACCCAGGAAATGTCGCATGGTTTTCCAACATTGTGTTCTTCCACTTTGCACTCTTGGTACCGTGTGCTGGTAAGTATCTGTTGTCCAGAGCATTTATAACTATCAAATTCTTTCTTGTTTTCTCTTGTAATTTTTGGTGTACTAATGCAGCATGAGGAGAATACTGGAAATTTTAACAAGATGGTCAGTTGTTTAGCTAAGCATGCTATACTTTATTGCTACTACTCTCTTGGAAATTGTATATTTTTTGTCTCTAAATAGTATCCCTTGGTTTTTGAGCAATTTCTCCCCTTCTCCAGATCAAGCAAGCCTTGAAGACTAGATCACAATCAGTAGTAGCAGTGGAAAATGTTCTGGATGAAATTAGCAAATCAGTAACTGTGTTTGTTTCTCTAATATTTATGTGTAAGAAACATGAAAAGGTGAGTTGCACTGAAATCCCTCACGTTCAAGTACTAACATAATATGGCCACCTGATGCATTTACCCACATCGAAATGGTGTACTGCTCATGTATAAGACTGCTGGTTGAAAACGATGCATCTTACTCTGAATCACAAATATAGGTCGCGATGCATGGAATGGCAGTTAAATATGGTGGGCGATTCATTGATGCATTTCTTAAAGGTGAGGATTTatttttgaaaggaatacggtaattttagttttcttttcttaaaTGTGAGGAAATGTTCGTTGATAAACTGTTACTAAATGTATTTGCCAACATGATAATATAGCTGGTGTATTCTTTTTTGCCTTAAACTGAAAACATGTTTAATTTAGTgttccttttttttcttctctttACTGCAGCCTTCAACTTTCTAGAGACACAATTTGGGCAACATGGTGACCCTATAGTTCAGATGGTAAATAGCTGTCAATCGTTTTTTATGATTTCTTTTTGCACCACTTAATAGCTGCCTTCTGTCTTGCCAAATTACAGTGTCAGTTTAATGCTACTGACGACCTAAACTGATGCAGATTAAAGACCTTCAGCAAGCAACAAGAATAATCCAAACTATATGTGCAGAGGCAAAGGTACAATCAATAATCTCTTGTTTTTTACCTGTACAATCAATAATCTCAGATCCATGATGTTCATATCATAAATTGTGTGCTCCTTGCTTAGAACAGTAATTTGATCTTCTATAGGGTAACAAGCGAACAATGATAACGAGCAAGATACCTGGTGCAAAGAGATCCATGGAGCGGTTCGTGTTCCGAGTAAAGGCCCTCCTTGCACACTGCTCTACCGAGGAGAGCTGCAGCATTGGTAAACTTTGCAATCTGATTTGCAATTTCTTAAGAACTGTTCTAGTTATACACAGACTAGTTTAGCTAGTTtacttttttgttgttgttgcagTCAGCTTGTTACAAGTCCATCTCATTTTGGATCTAGGAGTTTCTATGCTTACAAAAGTGCCAATTTTTTTCTCCATTTTGTGATAGCTAATCTGAAGCACAAGGACTTGCATGGGCATGTGGTGAGCTCCCAGGTGTATGGCGACGTGGATGACGACCTAAATGATGCAGAGCAAGAACAGATGGATACTGATCCTGAAACTCCAGCCGACGAAAATGATGATAACATGATGGAGGAAGATGTGGCTGAAGATGCCGAGGAGGCAACTCCATTGGATGACTGACCTCATACGGTATCCATCTCTAAATATCTCCAGTCTCCTATATAGGCCAATCTTGTCCCCGAAATTTTACTCTTGGCATGTATGTATAGTACTACATTACAGTGCTAATTCAGAAATGTAGATCCCAGTTTCATCATGTTTTCCATAGAAATTGTGAGGATCATGCATACATATGAACACATTTCATGGAACAACATCTCAGAACATAGCAAGCAGTTGTTATCACTTCATAACCAAAACCACAAGAACATAACACTTGGGGAGGCACAGAGACAAACATGGCTGGGGCAAGGAAGAAAGGAAAGCCTAGCACTGTGGCATACAAGCACATCAGATGGCCTTGGCGGGCGTGGCTGCTGAGGCGGAGGAGAGATCGGCGAGGAGCGGCTCGTTAGCGGGAGGCATGGTGGAGTTGGCCGAGGGGGAATCGTCGGGATCGTAGTTGGGGTCGAGGGCGCGGTCCATGGCGCGGCGGCCGGTCTCGAGGCAGGGCTTGCAGGCCATCTCGATGGTGATCCAGCCCAGCACCACTGCCGCGATCGCGATCACGGCCGTCACCACCGCTCCCATCGGATCAAAACCCTCTCTGTACTCCTCTCCGATTCGCTCGTCCGGCGGGGATCTGGAGGTTGATGACGATGGACCGGGCAAAGAATGGTACGGTTACACGGGCGGCAGTTATTGGTTCGCTAGCCAGCTCGGGTGGGGGGTCGGCATGCGCAATCCCTATTCGCCGCCTATTGCGGGAGCGATTCGCTCCCGCTCAAGCGGCGGAtggggtgggccggcccatttagctcTTAGACGTACGGTTTTCcctttatttttttgtttttttcaggGTTTCTCAGGTTTTTTCGGTTTTGGATTGTTTCTTTTTATGGTTTTTTTGTTGTGTTGGTTTTACTGGTTCCGAAATTTGTTCAGATTTATTTTTTGTTCTGATTTAAAAAATATTCATATTTGAAATTTGTTCGAATTTGAATTTTGTTCgtatttgaaatttgttcaaattcaaaatttgttcaaatacgAATTTTGTTCAGATATAAATTTTGTTCACTTATAATTTTTGTTCGACATAAATTCTTTGTTTtgtattttttttgattttttatttgTTTGATTTTGAATTTTGTTCCGTTTTAAATTTTGTTCAGATTTTGAAATCTGAATTGaacgaaaaagaaaaggaaagtctTAAACGGGCTGAGCCCATACGTGCTTTTCAATCGCGTCGGCCTAAGCGGAGGCAACCTTCCGCTCCGCTTAAGGCGGGGACTAGGCGCTCCCGTTTTCTTCGGTTCTGCTCGTTTTTTTCCTtcatttttttttggttttgccGATCGGTTCTTTTGAATTTGTTTTTTTTCAAACTTggattttttgaaattttcaagtttgattttttaga
This region of Lolium perenne isolate Kyuss_39 chromosome 2, Kyuss_2.0, whole genome shotgun sequence genomic DNA includes:
- the LOC127333811 gene encoding uncharacterized protein, whose protein sequence is MVFLQRSNPRKRPPPAPTPPEPPPSASASASAPAPNLSAVDAAAALLAEAGCTLLVPPHLPPSLPSPPAFVARLTRDLAAGPAAARLLAGLAAFADSPTRLRQLLLPSSPGSPTSLARALLSVPALQPGLLGLLLDKLPEHFDDDALDGAPLQEDVGRLIIKQFRWLDLLVDADAFVAKLVEVLSVAPPRLKKEIIGSIPEIVGDRSHPAVVSALENLLQEDSQVVVAVLDTLSDLNLNAHLQEQAVTVAISCIRTIHADQMPHLLRFLLLAATPVNAGRIISQIREQLKFVGVVDPRAARSKKLKGKASATSTDGAILHALRSGLRFKNMLCEAFLKELKSVDHPKDHKVIDVWLIMLIYANGGALQKSAEKILKSKILQGYIRETLFNQCIRGNTELVKDHFMSYLSVSDYLLACKEEKAREFATYLFTALFEEFDDTFSRQELIGSLITHIGSGVSYEVSSALDIMISLTSNHSEELIPIASHITGILDYLESFHEDNLRKVYEIFCNLALAAGFNSGSGGSSIANELLMVVRKQVSNPDMKYKRMGIIGALRIVSAIADANPAVNYSSSQQPNGEEALGLLKMAVNSCKFVTMPLILLYDELAALFESTVLHSAITEWVGEHVAEFDTLFLADLDDGQLSEKYLCESIEGELWMNLDGNISPICVNILPLVSTSPQKSQACLQILASQFLLLTTIERKGSEGSLGGINALLGCPLHLPSAKILDESRWASLSELEKKTVCHSLYFAINWIRELLNAFSTQVAARVDNVSQRVRDETAVKLLKRLRNLILLESLLNTILKIYPLSLPELRYLGEYAGSASTSKFNHGRKMEEESMEGPSSNKRKKSRKDKAASDKLNSDEKLKQSTILDAFKRAGVIITQETNKASSQPFPSRMMSKDAENEANNSGELGHVDLIAAPVQLDMQRFKFRTLNVSCLSLINYSEAQDSTYSYHESELPLYLYLLRDLHNKLDHLNPQSKPFFSTSQAKSTSAHCQKSIGKLLSKIQPLFSSLRKHLDEAILMIKDRSDSCPDNWSSSSDSAGNPHIPYVMVSKSSIATSVFKEVLGCYRKLLGISDLLNQANMSVLKELLQTFQPSENFDDDLSEFCPPLVPSNVDYLYIGAYKMFEAIMDPVCLFSHILASDVLITMQSILNSIVALLEKSVESNGKNMHVGCSKEIIPFLRKHLALSAHKLLTSDFPSEERENGSQSKGDLIPRILQIYLRNSESTSNPLHDLSLVLTQVPSSKTKSTTQEMSHGFPTLCSSTLHSWYRVLHEENTGNFNKMIKQALKTRSQSVVAVENVLDEISKSVTVFVSLIFMCKKHEKVAMHGMAVKYGGRFIDAFLKAFNFLETQFGQHGDPIVQMIKDLQQATRIIQTICAEAKGNKRTMITSKIPGAKRSMERFVFRVKALLAHCSTEESCSIANLKHKDLHGHVVSSQVYGDVDDDLNDAEQEQMDTDPETPADENDDNMMEEDVAEDAEEATPLDD
- the LOC127333814 gene encoding uncharacterized protein yields the protein MGAVVTAVIAIAAVVLGWITIEMACKPCLETGRRAMDRALDPNYDPDDSPSANSTMPPANEPLLADLSSASAATPAKAI